The following proteins are encoded in a genomic region of Fervidobacterium pennivorans DSM 9078:
- a CDS encoding S8 family peptidase produces MKKFQKFKAIITLRNLGTSFASLLLSFSSLSFTFSLLLLSLTSCLQQETHAQESLPLESTISVEQNGNEYYADRILIGYSDEEKINSILNLLNGKLVVHIPEIKVISVRIENAGETLQLLENEMVKRKYGIRYAEYVYVRKLVPFDITDITARADEFETKGFVPKLSGYTNYSGESLDLYLWGLRAIKIKDAWNNGYKGEGIIIAVLDTGVDGTHPDLQGQVVEGYRPSTDEILPEGIDSSFGGSHGTHVAGTIAAKSDGKGIAGVAPGAKIMPVVLFDNGGWYVGDDYAAKGIIWAVNNGANVLSNSWGGAGYSQTLKDAFDYALERGVVVVAAAGNSKSIQSYQYPANYPGVIQVSAVEFNGGDYIVADFSSGSPMISVCAPGVSIISTMPQEGSRGYDRRSFVLAENNGYYGYMTGTSMATPHVSGLVALLLQKYPNAKPWQIRKMLEETAFDIGTEGYDEKAGFGLINASAVNKNLPVDGGLDYHITVTDAYGKWNIPSVSVSLIGVARNGRNVRYFAKTNAEGSAKFIGIDTGDYNVIVSGPDSKENSEGLMRIAHRKAEERTLTFHQTLNENKSDIVRFSSQAFLEIDIPEVAVNPQIVFVDVTKLPTETGYEITKDLASNTVDFSELSGRYLIKLRVSQKADVNISVSGTLTINGTHISVGGKILKDATETYIYDNKGPYAWWTLFGKLE; encoded by the coding sequence ATGAAAAAGTTTCAGAAGTTTAAAGCGATCATTACTCTGAGGAACTTAGGCACGTCTTTTGCAAGTTTACTTCTTTCTTTCTCGTCTTTATCGTTCACTTTCAGCTTGCTTTTACTTTCTTTAACTTCCTGCCTGCAACAAGAAACCCATGCTCAGGAAAGTCTGCCACTAGAATCTACAATTTCTGTTGAGCAAAATGGTAACGAATATTACGCTGACCGTATTCTCATTGGTTACTCTGACGAGGAAAAAATCAACAGTATTTTGAACTTACTTAACGGAAAGCTGGTTGTTCATATTCCAGAGATTAAAGTAATCTCCGTAAGGATTGAAAATGCAGGCGAAACATTACAGCTTTTGGAAAACGAAATGGTAAAACGAAAATATGGAATAAGATACGCTGAATACGTCTATGTTAGAAAGTTAGTTCCGTTTGATATAACTGATATAACTGCTCGAGCAGATGAATTTGAAACAAAAGGTTTCGTTCCCAAGCTATCTGGATACACCAACTACTCAGGTGAGTCACTTGACCTGTACCTGTGGGGGCTCAGGGCTATTAAGATTAAAGATGCTTGGAATAATGGATACAAAGGCGAAGGTATTATCATCGCAGTTTTAGATACCGGTGTCGATGGGACCCATCCAGATTTGCAAGGGCAAGTGGTAGAAGGTTACAGACCATCTACAGATGAAATCCTTCCAGAGGGTATTGACTCATCCTTTGGAGGTTCACATGGGACACACGTGGCAGGTACGATTGCTGCAAAATCTGATGGAAAAGGAATTGCAGGCGTGGCGCCAGGCGCGAAAATAATGCCTGTGGTGTTGTTTGATAACGGAGGTTGGTATGTGGGAGATGACTACGCAGCAAAAGGGATAATTTGGGCAGTTAATAATGGAGCGAATGTATTGAGCAATTCGTGGGGTGGAGCAGGGTATTCACAGACACTTAAAGATGCATTTGACTACGCACTCGAAAGAGGGGTGGTTGTGGTCGCAGCAGCGGGTAATTCGAAATCAATACAATCTTACCAATATCCGGCGAATTATCCTGGAGTTATACAAGTAAGTGCTGTGGAATTCAACGGAGGAGATTATATTGTTGCGGACTTTTCCAGTGGTAGTCCGATGATAAGTGTGTGTGCACCCGGAGTTTCGATTATTTCAACAATGCCTCAGGAAGGTTCAAGAGGGTACGATAGAAGGAGCTTTGTTTTGGCGGAAAACAACGGTTATTATGGTTACATGACAGGAACATCAATGGCAACACCACATGTGTCTGGATTAGTGGCTTTGTTGTTGCAAAAATATCCGAATGCAAAACCTTGGCAAATAAGAAAGATGTTAGAAGAAACCGCTTTTGATATCGGAACTGAAGGTTACGACGAAAAGGCTGGTTTTGGATTGATAAATGCCAGCGCAGTCAATAAGAACTTACCGGTAGACGGAGGATTAGATTACCACATAACTGTTACAGACGCGTATGGAAAGTGGAACATACCTTCAGTGAGTGTTTCACTTATAGGCGTTGCGAGGAATGGGCGAAATGTTCGGTATTTTGCCAAAACAAACGCAGAAGGAAGTGCGAAGTTTATTGGTATAGACACAGGTGATTACAACGTAATAGTCAGCGGTCCAGATTCGAAGGAAAATTCTGAGGGATTGATGCGAATAGCTCATAGAAAGGCAGAGGAACGAACGTTGACTTTCCATCAAACTTTAAACGAAAATAAGTCCGATATTGTAAGATTTTCCTCACAAGCATTCCTGGAAATAGATATACCGGAAGTTGCAGTGAATCCCCAAATCGTTTTTGTGGATGTGACGAAGTTACCAACGGAAACTGGATACGAAATTACAAAAGATTTAGCAAGCAATACCGTTGATTTTTCAGAGCTAAGTGGGCGTTATTTAATAAAGCTAAGAGTTTCTCAAAAAGCAGACGTGAATATATCCGTTTCTGGAACTCTAACAATCAACGGCACGCACATATCGGTTGGTGGAAAGATACTCAAAGACGCAACGGAAACTTACATTTACGATAACAAAGGTCCATATGCATGGTGGACACTTTTTGGTAAGTTGGAATAA
- the xerA gene encoding site-specific tyrosine recombinase/integron integrase has translation MKTFEDYLTHVRRSSENTVKAYMKDIKRFFDYLGKSPKQVERADVERFIKALSKGEITGEVVAESTVSRYISSLRTFFDYLELIGVVEENPMERVRHPRLRKKIPSFLTLEEVKALLSVYDEEKKLKYKAILSLLYFCGLRVSELCNLRVEDVSFYPPYVKVVMGKGNKDRLVPISENIVPLLEKYVERYKPKIYFFENKGQPLHPSTVFRIVKRAAQKAGITKHIHPHTLRHTFATHLVMNNVNVKIVQELLGHANLSTTSIYLHVADKEKFDAVKKLVI, from the coding sequence TTGAAAACTTTCGAGGACTATCTGACACATGTAAGAAGAAGTTCCGAAAATACAGTTAAAGCATATATGAAAGACATAAAAAGGTTTTTTGATTACTTGGGAAAATCTCCCAAGCAAGTAGAACGTGCCGATGTTGAAAGGTTCATAAAAGCACTCTCCAAAGGGGAAATCACAGGAGAGGTAGTTGCTGAATCAACCGTCTCAAGGTATATCTCTTCGCTTAGGACTTTTTTTGATTACCTTGAACTCATTGGTGTTGTTGAGGAAAACCCTATGGAGAGAGTCCGTCATCCACGATTGAGGAAAAAGATACCAAGCTTCTTAACACTTGAGGAAGTTAAGGCTCTTCTTTCCGTCTACGATGAGGAAAAAAAGCTAAAATATAAAGCCATACTTTCACTTTTATATTTCTGCGGACTTAGGGTAAGTGAGCTTTGCAACTTACGTGTTGAAGATGTTTCGTTCTATCCACCGTATGTCAAAGTCGTAATGGGTAAGGGAAATAAAGATAGACTCGTGCCAATAAGCGAAAACATCGTCCCACTTCTTGAAAAATACGTGGAAAGGTATAAACCAAAGATTTATTTCTTTGAAAACAAAGGTCAACCACTGCATCCATCAACAGTTTTCAGAATTGTCAAACGAGCTGCACAAAAAGCAGGGATAACAAAACACATACATCCACATACACTAAGACATACATTTGCTACACATTTGGTTATGAATAACGTTAACGTGAAAATAGTTCAAGAATTACTCGGGCATGCAAACCTGAGCACCACAAGTATTTATCTGCACGTTGCAGATAAAGAGAAATTCGATGCGGTGAAAAAGTTGGTTATATGA
- the rnc gene encoding ribonuclease III, protein MLLFNALCHSSYAYEVNQLGRDVKNNERLEFLGDAVVELVVCDILYNKYPDATEGEMAKTKGAVASEEVLTEIASQYELGKYIFLGKGEEKTGGRTRSSIIADTFEAVCAAIYLDGGLKKVMEVFGEKFEKAIEVFLTGQRIFDYKTALQEITQERYKELPEYRTVKQDENGRFVVELYLQGQKVSTGTGASKKDAEKDAAKKAYEILTATNESSSNSN, encoded by the coding sequence ATGCTCTTGTTCAATGCCCTCTGTCACTCCAGCTACGCCTACGAGGTAAATCAACTTGGAAGAGATGTAAAAAATAACGAAAGGCTGGAGTTTTTGGGCGATGCAGTGGTTGAACTTGTGGTCTGTGATATACTATATAACAAATATCCAGATGCAACAGAAGGTGAAATGGCAAAGACTAAGGGAGCCGTTGCCAGCGAAGAAGTTCTTACCGAGATTGCAAGCCAGTATGAACTCGGTAAGTACATCTTCCTTGGCAAAGGTGAGGAAAAGACTGGTGGGCGAACACGAAGTAGTATAATAGCAGACACGTTCGAAGCAGTTTGCGCAGCAATTTACCTTGACGGTGGATTAAAAAAAGTGATGGAAGTATTCGGTGAAAAGTTCGAAAAGGCTATAGAAGTTTTCCTTACCGGTCAACGTATCTTTGATTACAAAACGGCTTTGCAAGAGATAACCCAGGAAAGGTATAAGGAATTGCCTGAGTATAGAACCGTTAAGCAAGATGAAAACGGTAGGTTTGTTGTTGAATTGTATCTCCAAGGCCAAAAAGTTTCGACAGGTACCGGAGCATCAAAGAAAGATGCAGAAAAAGATGCAGCCAAAAAAGCCTATGAAATATTGACAGCTACTAATGAAAGCTCTTCTAACTCCAATTAA
- a CDS encoding Glu/Leu/Phe/Val family dehydrogenase, giving the protein MKLSTMGNLKPFGPLYENAQKQFLKAADLMELDPNIGNFLLWPQRILEVHFPVVMDDGRVEIFEGYRVQHNTARGPAKGGIRYHPDTNLDEVASLAFWMTWKCAVMNLPYGGGKGGVRVDVTKLSEKELERLSRRFFSEIQMMVGPHKDIPAPDVNTNAKIMAWYMDTYSMNVGYTALGVVTGKPLDLGGSEGRPEATGRGVAITANEACKVLGKDISKATVAIQGFGNVGSYSAKILSEEFGAKIVAVSDVSGGLYNENGLDIDDLIAYRDANKGLIKGYPKAKPITNEELLELDVDILVPAALENAITEKNADNIKAKIIVEGANGPTTPEAEEILIKKGVLIVPDILANAGGVTVSYFEWVQDLQTFFWDIDDIRKKLTKMMVNAFAEVYKTKEKYNTDMRTAAYIVAISRVANAVKERGYYPM; this is encoded by the coding sequence ATGAAACTGAGCACGATGGGAAACCTTAAACCGTTTGGACCACTCTATGAAAATGCACAAAAACAGTTCTTAAAAGCGGCAGACCTCATGGAACTTGACCCAAACATCGGTAACTTCTTGCTTTGGCCACAGAGGATTTTGGAAGTTCACTTCCCAGTGGTAATGGACGATGGAAGAGTAGAAATATTCGAAGGTTACAGGGTCCAGCACAACACAGCCAGAGGACCAGCAAAAGGTGGTATCAGGTATCACCCTGACACGAACCTCGACGAAGTTGCATCTCTTGCTTTCTGGATGACCTGGAAATGTGCTGTTATGAACCTCCCATATGGTGGCGGAAAAGGTGGCGTTAGGGTAGATGTTACAAAATTATCAGAAAAGGAACTCGAAAGACTCAGCAGAAGGTTCTTCTCAGAAATTCAGATGATGGTTGGTCCTCACAAGGACATTCCAGCTCCAGATGTAAACACAAACGCAAAGATAATGGCATGGTATATGGACACCTACAGTATGAACGTTGGTTACACAGCACTCGGTGTTGTGACTGGAAAACCACTTGACCTTGGTGGTTCAGAAGGCAGACCGGAAGCAACAGGTCGTGGTGTTGCGATTACAGCTAATGAAGCTTGCAAAGTGCTTGGAAAAGATATCTCCAAAGCTACAGTAGCAATCCAAGGTTTCGGTAACGTTGGTTCATATTCAGCAAAGATTTTGAGCGAAGAATTTGGTGCAAAGATTGTTGCTGTCAGTGACGTTAGTGGTGGACTTTACAACGAAAACGGTCTTGATATCGATGACCTTATTGCTTACCGCGATGCAAACAAAGGACTTATCAAAGGATATCCAAAAGCAAAACCAATTACCAACGAAGAACTCCTCGAGCTCGATGTTGATATCCTTGTTCCCGCAGCACTTGAAAATGCAATCACAGAAAAGAACGCAGACAACATCAAAGCAAAAATCATTGTCGAAGGTGCAAACGGTCCAACAACCCCAGAGGCAGAGGAAATACTCATAAAGAAAGGCGTGCTTATAGTTCCTGATATCCTTGCAAACGCTGGTGGTGTTACGGTCTCTTACTTCGAATGGGTCCAAGACTTGCAAACATTCTTCTGGGACATTGACGATATCAGAAAGAAACTTACAAAGATGATGGTCAACGCATTCGCAGAAGTTTACAAGACAAAGGAAAAATATAATACAGATATGAGAACTGCAGCATATATCGTTGCAATTAGCAGAGTTGCTAACGCTGTCAAAGAAAGAGGATACTATCCAATGTAA
- a CDS encoding formate--tetrahydrofolate ligase gives MLSDIEIAKSAKLKDIRQIAFSLGIPEEKLKLYGNYIAKVDHRYLKELEQQGKKKGKLILVTAITPTPAGEGKTTTSIGLSMALNKIGKKSIVTLREPSLGPVFGVKGGAAGGGYSQVLPMEDINLHFTGDIHAVTTAHNLISAMIDAHVNHGNELGIDIRKVYWKRAMDMNDRALRQIVVGLGGSANGYPREDGFLITAASEIMATLCLASDIADLKRRIGEIVIAQSEKKGLIRVKDLGVQGAVAALLKDAINPNLVQTIENTPAFVHGGPFANIAHGTNTLIATKLALLLSDYVVTEAGFAADLGAEKFLDFVAPTGGLFVDAVVLVASIRALKYHGGIAKEELSKEDVEAVIKGMENLKVHVENLQKYGVPVVVALNKFESDTQAEIDAVMENSPVKCVVNEVYAKGSEGAIELAKAVEEIAENTPSNYKPLVPMDLPVEQKIELIAKEIYRAGKVTYTETAKSKLSMLKKNGFGNYPVIIAKTQNSISDDPKKINAPKGYEFTIRDFQISAGAGFVVALAGEIMLMPGLPKVPAAVNIDINENGEIIGLF, from the coding sequence ATGCTGTCGGATATTGAAATCGCAAAGAGTGCTAAGCTGAAGGATATAAGGCAAATTGCTTTTAGTTTGGGTATTCCAGAGGAGAAACTGAAACTTTACGGGAATTACATCGCCAAGGTTGACCATAGGTATTTAAAAGAACTTGAGCAGCAAGGAAAGAAAAAGGGAAAATTGATACTTGTTACCGCAATCACACCGACTCCAGCTGGAGAGGGAAAGACAACAACGAGTATAGGATTGTCAATGGCACTTAACAAAATTGGCAAAAAATCGATAGTTACGTTGAGAGAACCGTCGTTAGGTCCTGTTTTTGGAGTTAAAGGTGGGGCAGCCGGTGGAGGATACTCGCAGGTCTTACCTATGGAGGACATAAATCTGCATTTTACAGGAGACATACATGCAGTTACAACAGCACACAATTTAATTTCAGCAATGATAGATGCGCATGTAAATCACGGTAACGAATTAGGAATAGATATAAGAAAGGTATACTGGAAACGTGCTATGGATATGAACGACAGGGCACTTAGGCAAATTGTGGTGGGGTTAGGCGGAAGTGCGAACGGATATCCAAGAGAAGATGGATTCTTAATCACCGCCGCTTCCGAGATAATGGCAACATTGTGTCTTGCCTCTGACATTGCTGATTTAAAAAGAAGAATCGGAGAGATTGTTATTGCACAAAGTGAAAAGAAAGGGCTTATCAGAGTGAAAGACCTTGGCGTACAAGGTGCAGTAGCTGCTTTACTAAAAGATGCCATTAATCCGAACCTTGTCCAAACTATTGAAAACACACCGGCTTTTGTTCATGGCGGACCTTTTGCTAATATAGCCCATGGAACTAACACGCTTATAGCAACCAAACTTGCACTTCTGCTTTCCGATTACGTTGTGACCGAAGCCGGGTTTGCAGCAGACCTGGGTGCGGAGAAGTTCTTGGATTTTGTGGCACCGACTGGAGGTTTATTTGTTGATGCAGTTGTTCTGGTTGCTTCTATTAGAGCACTGAAATACCACGGTGGAATTGCTAAAGAAGAACTTTCTAAAGAAGATGTGGAAGCTGTGATAAAAGGTATGGAGAATTTAAAGGTTCACGTTGAAAATTTGCAAAAATACGGAGTTCCTGTTGTTGTTGCCCTCAACAAATTTGAAAGTGATACTCAAGCAGAGATAGATGCCGTGATGGAAAACAGCCCGGTTAAATGTGTGGTTAATGAAGTATACGCAAAAGGTTCAGAAGGTGCTATCGAACTTGCAAAAGCTGTTGAGGAGATAGCAGAAAATACACCAAGTAATTATAAGCCACTGGTTCCTATGGATTTACCAGTTGAGCAGAAAATAGAGCTGATAGCGAAAGAAATATATCGCGCAGGAAAGGTTACATACACAGAAACAGCAAAGTCAAAATTGAGCATGCTCAAAAAGAATGGGTTTGGAAATTACCCAGTTATAATAGCGAAAACACAAAACAGCATTTCAGATGACCCAAAGAAGATAAACGCACCAAAAGGGTACGAATTTACAATCAGAGACTTCCAAATTAGTGCCGGTGCAGGATTTGTGGTTGCCTTAGCAGGAGAAATTATGCTTATGCCAGGTCTTCCAAAAGTGCCAGCTGCTGTAAATATCGATATAAACGAAAATGGGGAAATTATTGGTCTGTTCTAA
- a CDS encoding ABC transporter ATP-binding protein, which yields MFREFLKKRWHFYIFGIISLIVIDMLQLFVPKVIAKAINALQTIKDVSEVRFFVLNILALALGMLFGRFWWRYFIMGSARYFDYYAKKNLFDKILSLDMHFFDKHRSGDIMAYFTNDVSTVERMLGIGVVQLTDALFMSSMTIFFMATSTNWRLTLTALIPLPGIILVSLLFGRLIFRRSRYAQDVYMELSGYTEETMDGIKIIKSFSILPKIEELFDKKAKEHFKATMSLIRVWGIMWPLVHFIGTLAFFLALSVGGPMVIKGTVTLGDYVAFNSYIGMLIWPLTAYGMVMNVIQQGRASLQRLKEISNAQPIVVEPEKPVEIHRIDDISVKDLWFKYPGTERYVLKGVDFEVKRGQFVGIVGTVGSGKSTLVKIISKLYPVDRGKVFINGIDINDIRSYDIRELISYVPQESFLFSDSVAKNVAFAMEQFDLEEVKEYIKLSAVEEDVEKFPDKYDTIVGQRGVMLSGGQRQRLTIARALMKKADVYIFDDCLSAVDPETEEEIIQTLRSKMKGSTMIIITHRLKVLQSADVIYVLDQGVVLEKGTHYELLKNDGLYARMYKKQLVIDE from the coding sequence ATGTTCAGAGAATTTCTGAAAAAAAGGTGGCATTTTTACATTTTTGGCATCATATCGCTTATCGTAATAGATATGCTCCAACTTTTTGTTCCCAAAGTTATAGCGAAAGCCATTAACGCGCTTCAGACAATAAAAGATGTTTCTGAAGTGCGATTTTTTGTCCTTAATATACTTGCACTTGCGTTAGGTATGCTATTTGGTAGATTTTGGTGGCGTTATTTTATAATGGGAAGTGCTCGTTATTTTGACTATTATGCAAAGAAGAACCTTTTTGATAAGATTCTGAGTTTGGATATGCATTTTTTTGATAAACATCGTTCGGGAGATATAATGGCATATTTTACAAACGATGTGAGCACAGTAGAAAGGATGCTTGGAATAGGAGTTGTCCAATTAACAGATGCACTCTTTATGAGCTCAATGACGATATTCTTCATGGCAACATCTACGAATTGGAGATTAACACTGACTGCGTTAATTCCGCTGCCGGGAATAATCTTGGTCTCACTGCTTTTCGGAAGGCTTATCTTTAGAAGGTCGAGGTACGCACAGGATGTTTACATGGAACTAAGTGGGTATACGGAAGAGACTATGGATGGCATAAAGATAATAAAGAGCTTTTCTATTTTACCAAAGATAGAAGAACTTTTCGATAAAAAAGCAAAAGAACATTTCAAAGCAACGATGTCTTTGATACGCGTATGGGGTATTATGTGGCCCCTAGTCCATTTCATAGGAACACTTGCATTTTTCTTGGCACTTAGTGTCGGTGGACCGATGGTTATAAAAGGCACGGTTACACTTGGTGACTACGTTGCTTTCAACAGTTACATAGGGATGTTAATTTGGCCCCTTACTGCTTACGGTATGGTTATGAATGTTATTCAACAAGGACGAGCCTCTCTGCAAAGGCTAAAAGAGATAAGCAACGCGCAACCAATAGTGGTAGAACCAGAAAAGCCTGTCGAAATACATCGAATAGATGATATATCTGTTAAAGACCTCTGGTTCAAATACCCTGGAACGGAGAGATATGTATTAAAAGGCGTTGATTTTGAGGTGAAACGTGGTCAGTTCGTTGGTATTGTCGGAACTGTAGGAAGTGGGAAATCAACTTTGGTAAAAATCATCAGCAAACTTTACCCTGTCGACAGGGGAAAGGTCTTTATCAACGGGATAGATATCAACGATATTCGTTCATACGATATCCGCGAACTTATTTCTTATGTCCCACAGGAAAGTTTTCTTTTCTCTGACTCTGTGGCGAAGAATGTTGCATTTGCTATGGAGCAATTTGACTTGGAAGAAGTGAAAGAATACATCAAATTATCAGCAGTTGAAGAAGATGTTGAAAAATTTCCCGACAAATACGATACAATCGTTGGACAACGCGGTGTGATGCTTTCTGGTGGTCAGAGACAGAGGTTGACAATAGCAAGAGCATTGATGAAAAAGGCAGATGTCTACATATTTGACGATTGTTTGTCTGCAGTAGACCCGGAAACTGAGGAAGAGATTATTCAAACTCTAAGAAGTAAAATGAAAGGTTCGACGATGATAATAATAACCCACAGACTTAAGGTACTCCAAAGCGCTGATGTTATTTACGTACTTGACCAAGGTGTGGTATTAGAAAAGGGAACCCACTACGAACTTTTGAAAAACGATGGATTGTATGCAAGGATGTACAAAAAACAGTTGGTTATAGATGAGTAA
- a CDS encoding sensor domain-containing diguanylate cyclase yields the protein MLLKVILAPFFLLIAILFVLFVINRRKLKEKTESEKSLNEFISGLGIVLEGEKLGIAIWIDNELVYINSILLEHTALAGIEIRDKKELDELFSHPEKYLVFYDMINEIKKQREAKVSEYSRVWRKEVGQKYFEIKYFRKHLNGKEYVVLTTRDVSNELSNLEVTILAELSEIFSEHFSRETINLYEVGEDIKRILANHGLVDIIGIGILKPTGELYFPYFKYTDEDDRSGFVVKPEEKTLSRYIVDKGLKVHIRNSEKDNSLSDGYDFYYIRRFTTKVFTIYGVPVSFRGLIKGVILFEKQGEDQFSKSTIAIFDKIAHFISLALRFIEILDELNTERTKLFELSIKDYLTGAYSRRFLEQFLEKELNKCRRTNAKATVVFLDINEFKKINDTYGHVYGDEVLKTLVETICKNIRTMDVVARYGGDEFVLVLPETGVENAERVMKRIVEALKEKNISISYGMLEISEFETIGDVYKEVDKRMYGMKKSKTNNT from the coding sequence ATGCTGCTGAAAGTTATTCTTGCTCCGTTTTTCTTACTTATCGCTATCTTATTTGTTCTTTTTGTGATAAATAGACGCAAACTGAAAGAGAAAACAGAGAGTGAAAAGTCACTCAACGAATTTATAAGCGGATTGGGAATAGTTTTAGAAGGTGAAAAACTGGGAATTGCAATCTGGATTGATAATGAGTTGGTGTATATCAATAGTATTTTACTTGAGCATACAGCTCTTGCAGGGATTGAGATAAGAGATAAAAAGGAACTAGATGAATTGTTTTCTCACCCGGAAAAGTATTTGGTTTTTTATGATATGATAAACGAAATTAAAAAACAACGCGAGGCAAAAGTATCGGAATACTCTAGAGTGTGGAGGAAAGAAGTTGGTCAGAAGTATTTTGAAATAAAATACTTCAGAAAGCACCTCAACGGCAAGGAGTATGTTGTATTAACAACCAGAGATGTTTCTAACGAGCTATCGAACTTAGAAGTAACTATATTAGCTGAGCTCAGCGAGATTTTTAGTGAACATTTTTCAAGAGAAACTATAAACTTGTACGAGGTTGGTGAAGATATCAAAAGAATACTCGCCAACCACGGACTTGTTGACATCATTGGAATAGGAATACTAAAACCGACAGGTGAACTTTACTTTCCTTACTTCAAGTATACAGACGAAGATGATAGAAGCGGTTTCGTTGTAAAGCCAGAGGAAAAAACATTGTCCAGGTATATAGTTGACAAGGGTCTGAAAGTCCATATCAGAAATTCTGAAAAAGACAACTCTTTAAGTGATGGTTACGACTTTTACTATATAAGACGGTTCACAACCAAGGTATTCACAATTTACGGTGTTCCAGTATCATTTCGTGGATTAATCAAAGGAGTTATTTTGTTCGAAAAGCAGGGCGAAGACCAATTTTCAAAGTCGACGATTGCTATCTTTGACAAGATAGCTCATTTCATATCCCTCGCACTAAGGTTTATCGAAATACTGGATGAACTGAACACAGAAAGGACGAAACTTTTCGAACTATCGATAAAAGACTATCTTACTGGAGCATACAGCAGGCGGTTTTTGGAACAATTTTTAGAAAAAGAATTGAACAAATGTAGGCGAACAAACGCTAAGGCAACAGTTGTGTTCCTGGATATTAACGAATTTAAAAAAATTAACGACACATACGGACACGTGTATGGCGACGAAGTGTTAAAAACCTTAGTTGAAACAATATGTAAAAACATAAGAACGATGGATGTGGTTGCAAGATACGGGGGAGATGAATTTGTTCTTGTTTTACCAGAAACGGGTGTAGAAAACGCTGAGCGGGTAATGAAAAGAATAGTGGAAGCGCTGAAAGAAAAGAATATTTCTATATCGTATGGTATGTTAGAAATTTCAGAATTCGAGACGATAGGTGATGTTTACAAAGAAGTCGATAAAAGGATGTACGGAATGAAGAAGAGTAAAACAAACAATACATAA
- a CDS encoding ExsB family transcriptional regulator: MAVKTKEEILNEIKQVANEHGKDFVIAFSGGMDSTAAALLCAEALGKEHVELVHVVYGPYTYSNALKIVSDFAQKHGFKLTFVENLGQEKIWKTGPSCNMCTKTVKMGTVLNYAKGRIVVTGSNSSDTWGKTGLRVFNGMYAPLGDLSKDEIREILKSYGVTIRRIGEHSTREGCKLKHLLKPMTNPSYHGQATAIANELVLKYFPEGNEIANVKIVGPLSKNIAVINVKPFRNEVYALADELRKVEVIDEVIVADKPLVLVVVANPSIYRVEESKFWIAEGKLKPEFAVPIKIEWHESKNNKLRTFHVVEVREWTTYENEKEEYLENYRRNSGIISKIRCSCSMPSVTPATPTR; the protein is encoded by the coding sequence ATGGCTGTAAAAACAAAAGAAGAAATTTTAAATGAAATAAAGCAAGTTGCAAATGAACACGGTAAAGACTTTGTTATAGCATTTTCTGGAGGGATGGACAGCACAGCTGCAGCGTTACTTTGTGCCGAGGCGTTGGGAAAAGAACACGTTGAACTTGTTCATGTTGTATATGGCCCTTACACGTATTCAAACGCTTTAAAGATTGTTTCTGATTTTGCGCAAAAGCACGGCTTTAAACTTACCTTTGTAGAAAATCTTGGACAAGAGAAGATTTGGAAAACGGGACCATCCTGTAATATGTGCACGAAAACGGTCAAAATGGGAACTGTTTTGAATTATGCAAAAGGTCGTATAGTGGTCACTGGCTCTAACTCATCAGATACTTGGGGTAAAACCGGGCTAAGGGTATTCAACGGGATGTATGCTCCACTCGGGGATTTAAGTAAAGACGAAATACGGGAAATTCTTAAAAGCTACGGAGTTACCATAAGAAGAATAGGGGAGCATTCGACAAGAGAAGGATGTAAATTGAAACATCTGTTGAAACCCATGACTAATCCTTCTTACCATGGACAAGCAACGGCTATTGCAAATGAATTGGTTTTGAAATATTTTCCGGAAGGTAACGAAATTGCAAATGTCAAGATTGTTGGTCCTTTATCAAAAAACATCGCAGTTATCAATGTTAAGCCTTTTAGAAACGAAGTCTACGCCCTTGCTGACGAATTGAGAAAGGTAGAAGTTATCGACGAAGTGATTGTCGCCGACAAACCATTGGTTTTAGTAGTTGTCGCCAATCCTTCGATTTATAGAGTCGAAGAATCGAAATTTTGGATAGCAGAAGGTAAACTTAAGCCTGAATTTGCAGTGCCTATCAAGATAGAATGGCATGAATCAAAAAACAACAAGCTCAGGACTTTTCACGTTGTGGAGGTGCGTGAATGGACGACTTACGAGAACGAGAAAGAAGAGTACTTGGAGAATTACAGGAGAAACTCGGGTATCATTTCAAAAATCCGATGCTCTTGTTCAATGCCCTCTGTCACTCCAGCTACGCCTACGAGGTAA